One Thiocapsa sp. genomic window, GGATTCTGAAAAAAATCTCAATTTGCCATCGGCACAGGTACCAACTGATTTTCTCCAGCGCTTGCTCGGGCGTGGTCACGGGCAGGTTGGTCAGCAGCAACCATTCGACGGGGTCCTCACCGGGTGGCGGTTGGAGCTCGGTGGCGAGGATAGCGGTGATCTCGATCTCGGCCAGCTTGCGATCGCGCCGATACGGGGCCGGCAGCTTCAGACGCACGGCCTTGATCTGCTGGTGGACGGTGCGGGCGGTGCGTCCGTTGCCGCCGGGTTGATCGAAGCAGGTTTCGGTGAGCACCGGGGCCTGGTCTAAACGCTGGCGTAAGGTCTCGGGATTGCCCTCGGCGTCCTTGCCGAGGACGCGGTCGTGCTGGCCGCGTACCAGCCAGTCGGCACCGGTGTCCGGGCACGGGGCCTCGACGAACAGCTCGTAGATGTCGGCCTCGCGATCGGCGAGATAGGTCAGGCGCGTCTCGGGCAGTTGCTCGGCCAGTTCGTTCACCCGCGCGAAGCCGTCGATCCAGCGCAGGCTTTCCTTCTCTTCGATCGGGCGAGCGGCGTCCTTGGGCTGGGCGAGGCTGCCGGGCTCACGCACCCAAGTGTGGGCATGGAGCAGGCCCAGCGCCAACCGATCGGGGGTGACCGCCAGGGTGGGATGCAGGTACAGCCCCCGGCGGGCTTTCATAGTTGAGCGGCCCCGGGCCCTGGATATCGTTCTTGCCGGTGTAGTCGAGCTCCGAGGTGTCTTCGATACACAGCACCCGTGGGTGCTCGCGTATCCGCTCGACGGTGCAGGCAGTAGTGCGGAGCGAGCACCGCCTCGGCGCTGACCGCGGCATGATCAAACAGCCGGTAGGCCGCACGGGTATCGCCCCAACCGCCACACGCGCTCGGGATACTCAGCGTCGGTTTCTCCCCCAAGCGTTGCAGCACCCGCCGCGCGCGACGATTCAGCCGCACGTCACCCAGATCGATGTCCGCCAACTCCGCCACCAGCGCGCTCATGCCGCCACCCCCAAGGCGCGGCGGAAGTCCGCGCGCAGCGGGTAGACGAAGACGCCCTTGCGCGGCAACGTCGCGCGATGGGTGACATCGCACTTGCCCCGCCCTTGCGTCTCGCCCAGGTACTGCCAATTGGCCGCCGCGTAACAGGTTCCGCGGTAGCGCGCCAACTCCACAAAGGTCTCCAGCAGCACCGGCCGCTCGCCGTAGCGCTCGGCAAAATCGGTGCCCACCCGCCGTGCCGCGAGCCCCAACACCTTGGAGGCCAAGTGCTGCACGCGAATCCACGGCAGCAGCAGAAAGCGGGCATTGTTCACCACCGCGCCCGGGCGCGCTTCGCGCTGCAACCGGTCCCAGCCGATCCAGGCATCGCGCACGCCGACCTTCCAGGCCGCCGCCCCGAAGCCCAGGGCGCCGAGCAGACCTTGATCCGATTCGATCAGGTAGCGCATCTGCGCCCCCGGCAGCGGACTGTAGCCGAGGTAGTGGTAGCGATCGACGAGACCGTTCCATAACCGCGAAGCCGCCTTCTCGCACACCACGCTCAGGCGCACACCCGAGAGCGCATCCACCCGCCCGTCCAAAGCGATTGCTGGCGGCCACAGCACCGCCGCGTGCGTCAGTGCGCGCCCATTGCCATTGCCCCAGCGCGGTGCCGGCAGCTCGATCAGGCCCGCCCGGTGCAGCCTGCAACAGCCCCACCCAGGCGCTCATCAGCTTCGGCTCACCCAGCGCGTTCGTCCACTCCAGGGCCCGGCACACCCGCCGGGCAATCTCGGCACGGTTCGCCGGCTCGGCACGGCCGATCTCCTCTCGGATCACCTCCAGATCGGCTGCGCTCAACGCCCGCCCACACAGTTTCTCCGGCCTCTGCTCGCTCACTGTACCTTGCCCCCTGCGGTTGACGAGGGGACAATTTCACCAGCTCAGCGGTTCTGTGTCCAGCCCCCGCCCCGCAGCGGATCATGGGGAGCGGAGATGTGGGTAACGATGTGGGCTTGATCATACCTCGCCCGTGTCCATACACTGCACGCACCCACTCGGCAAAGCCGAAGCCGGCAAAGTTGAATGCGAGCCGATACAGCAGGTGGGGCCGCCGCACCGCCAGACGCTCCCGCCCTAGAGCCCGGTGCAGCATCCGTTGCGCCTCTACAGGGTCTTGCCGGGAGTAAAGCCTTGCGAGAGAGATCATTTTCATCTGATAGACATCCCGGCGGGCTTGCTCCCATTGTCCGGTGCGGCGCAGGTACTCATGAATTTCGATGCGGATTTCCGTCCAACAGCGCCATGCCTTTGGTGAACACACTGGGTGAGTGCTGGAGTTGGAGATCGAGTCCGGCTGAGCATACACCTGTGTCATTGGTAGCGGATCCACACATGGACGCGCACCGGCCGCTAAAAGACGAAACATCAGCTCTGCCTCTTGGCTGGCAGGCCAGCGCAGATTCCAGCCTCCCGCCGCCATCAATGCCGAGCGCACCCAGAGATTCGAGCAAGTATTACCAAGCGCACCTCCGCCTTCGATGAGAGCTGTCCAAGCATCGCCGCTCGACGGCCGCACCACCCTCACCATGCCGCGAGTGTCTACGCGCTTGAATGCCCCGGCCACGAAACCGGCCGCCTCACCCCCGGAGGCCAGCAAAGCGACCTGATGCGCCAGCTTACCCGGCAGAAGTTCATCATCGGCATCGAGAAATTGCAGGTATGCTCCACGACTCAGCGCCAGTCCGCGATTGCGCGCCGCACAGGCTCCCCGATTAGGCCCACTTTCCCAGAGAATCGCCTCGCCGAACTCACGGATCACGGCCAAGCTGTCATCGGTGGAGCCATCATCAATGACAATGACCTCCACTGGTACGCCGGTCTGCGCCAACGCCGAGCGAATCGCACGCCCCACCCAGCGTGCGACGTTAAAGTTGGGGATGATCACCGAGACCAGTTCGGGCGACCTCGCGGCCTTACCACCGCCCGCAGTCACAGTCGAGCCGTCGACGCGCGCAGGCGGCGGAACAGTGAGATAAGGCGTGAATTGACCCCCTCCACCGGCAATGTCACAAACCGACGTTCCAAAAGCAATGCCGGCTTGCGTAGCCCATGACTTGCCCAAGTCAGACTCGCCCGCAACAGACCGGACGAACTAAACAGTT contains:
- a CDS encoding Druantia anti-phage system protein DruA; amino-acid sequence: MDALSGVRLSVVCEKAASRLWNGLVDRYHYLGYSPLPGAQMRYLIESDQGLLGALGFGAAAWKVGVRDAWIGWDRLQREARPGAVVNNARFLLLPWIRVQHLASKVLGLAARRVGTDFAERYGERPVLLETFVELARYRGTCYAAANWQYLGETQGRGKCDVTHRATLPRKGVFVYPLRADFRRALGVAA
- a CDS encoding glycosyltransferase family A protein translates to MIIPNFNVARWVGRAIRSALAQTGVPVEVIVIDDGSTDDSLAVIREFGEAILWESGPNRGACAARNRGLALSRGAYLQFLDADDELLPGKLAHQVALLASGGEAAGFVAGAFKRVDTRGMVRVVRPSSGDAWTALIEGGGALGNTCSNLWVRSALMAAGGWNLRWPASQEAELMFRLLAAGARPCVDPLPMTQVYAQPDSISNSSTHPVCSPKAWRCWTEIRIEIHEYLRRTGQWEQARRDVYQMKMISLARLYSRQDPVEAQRMLHRALGRERLAVRRPHLLYRLAFNFAGFGFAEWVRAVYGHGRGMIKPTSLPTSPLPMIRCGAGAGHRTAELVKLSPRQPQGARYSERAEAGETVWAGVERSRSGGDPRGDRPCRAGEPCRDCPAGVPGPGVDERAG